A stretch of the Ornithodoros turicata isolate Travis chromosome 4, ASM3712646v1, whole genome shotgun sequence genome encodes the following:
- the LOC135393268 gene encoding uncharacterized protein LOC135393268, whose product MSDSEFSDSDGSLSLSGEDELIGAGRLNYVDVDDPFAADPLPQQRGQPVEAVDDSEPTDFGCVCGHCSPQEADEYICCMTVGRVAAVAVDSGVRCITQHVLFPDFCTRRELLIVNGAPYRRHSRQLRPLDPNDNRCIRYAAYACFTNWIWGYLGPRNRRQIPGCVVRTIRSLFPSVTYTGYFP is encoded by the exons atgtctgacagcgaatttagcgatagtgacggatccctgtcactaagcggtgaagatgagctcatcggcgccgGCCGATTGAATTACGTGGACGTCGATGATCCTTTCGCTGCTGACCCTTTACCACAACAACGTGGTCAGCCAGTGGAAGCAGTGGATGATTCGGAACCGACTGACTTCGG gtgtgtgtgcGGCCACTGCTCGCCGCAGGAGGCTGACGAGTATATATGCTGCATGACTGTAGGCAGGGTAGCAGCAGTTGCTGTTGACTCCGGTGTACGTTGCATCACCCAACATGTGCTGTTCCCTGATTTCTGCACACGTCGGGAACTGTTGATCGTCAACGGCGCTCCGTATCGGCGACACAGCCGTCAGCTACGGCCGCTGGATCCTAACGATAACAG GTGCATCAGATATGCAGCATATGCATGTTTTACAAACTGGatctggggataccttggtccaaggaaTAGGCGCCAGATACCAGGATGTGTTGTCCGCACAATCCGGAGCCTGTTCCCATCAGTCACGTACACAGGCTACTTCCCCTGA